A genomic window from Paraburkholderia phytofirmans OLGA172 includes:
- a CDS encoding ImcF-related family protein, translated as MTNPTNNIKTLALGDEPAGAPGSLAIWGLILLAVVLAVLALGLVWLKGDLLDFTTLDARKTASLWILTVLVVVVILHLVALGLGAYSMVSRLFLRETGNRSNAVEPIPALKRDARLQYLSEELRTSHGWFWRYRMPWLLVSGADTLIETVAPGLKQAGVMHIADAFLVHAAPDGIEAALWRKQVRQLRRRRPVDGVVQVEQVDDTIRPDAELPRALAGIATDLGWAAPITLLHAVPATGKQPEKFQAIGALTSGSLRRADKASPHELKDKLTALEQQTGTIGVRLCGKSRRTPYLAEVSEYIGDQHERIMTGWDALIASKWLRAPFAGVMFAPVFKVIQPIATPVVTPAVAASTQATSTGTTALNGMTLRAQPASLLPTWQEIARDVRRLSGKRVGFYWPNALAALIMALAIGWCVAMTISAIGNRHLIHDAQAASSAALAAAPGTPAALRAQLALQHQIDMFEYRQQHGAPWYLRAGLNRNDDILDALWQPYRTVATRNLQRPVAQSLKASLTNLAEVRADALQSHDAQRHGYNVLKAYLMLAEPRRTDPAFLTNQIASTWSAPAAMSTGEWLDTSQRLASFYADHLKAHPEWRIDASSPIVTAARNTLANQIGLANADDTVYQHILDDAKGKYTDASLTTLLNGTDARGLFATTRTVPGIYTRAAWDGVIAEAIGKAASERHVHGDWVLSNAPKEVIQEDSGPAQSARASSAQGAMTTSPAAADADADAFAVDNKRSIDDLKARLTARYFAEYTAAWQGMLNSVQWQPAANLNGAIDQLTRLADAQTSPLIALMKSVQYQAQAGRESQALTDTLVRKAQSLIPQGDFLRGVGSEDKTRQPAINPLDKPFGPLLALMGDTGRGAGNNENAANAPAVLNGVSLAHFLTVATTMRLKLQQIAASPDAQAMAGSLAQAVFQGKLSELAQARDDAALTAASLGTAWAGFGDALFARPLDTGWQTILQPAAASLNEAWRASVATPFGSAFNGRYPFFDTNADASFAELGRYVRPDTGLIARFITTQLAGVLKAQGDQWVPNGLAPQALQFDPKFLTAIRQLSTLGTQLYSQGDAAYRFEIMALPSVNVTRTELSVDGKPLAYFNQQESWTALTWPGNGLNGRAALMWQMVNAGLQQAFDATGDWAFLRLLSMAEIKPLDSTRYELTWNQPDAAPLRYVLRTQVGAGPLDLLKLRGFRMPERIFFTQGFPSGVAGKAGSVPALPPLPPEMMQ; from the coding sequence ATGACGAATCCAACGAATAACATCAAGACACTTGCATTGGGCGACGAGCCCGCCGGCGCACCGGGCAGCCTGGCCATCTGGGGGCTGATCCTGCTCGCCGTCGTGCTTGCCGTGCTTGCGCTTGGGCTGGTCTGGCTCAAGGGCGATCTGCTCGATTTCACAACGCTTGACGCCAGGAAAACCGCATCGCTCTGGATCCTTACTGTACTCGTTGTGGTCGTGATCCTGCATCTGGTCGCGCTGGGACTAGGCGCGTACAGCATGGTGAGCCGACTGTTTCTCCGGGAGACCGGGAATCGGTCAAACGCCGTCGAGCCGATCCCTGCACTGAAGCGCGACGCACGTCTGCAATACCTGTCCGAGGAACTGCGCACCTCGCATGGCTGGTTCTGGCGTTACCGGATGCCGTGGCTGCTGGTGAGCGGCGCCGACACATTGATCGAGACGGTCGCGCCCGGCCTGAAACAGGCTGGCGTGATGCATATCGCCGATGCGTTCCTCGTGCATGCGGCCCCCGACGGCATCGAGGCCGCGCTGTGGCGCAAACAGGTCCGGCAGTTACGACGCAGGCGTCCAGTAGATGGCGTGGTCCAGGTCGAACAGGTCGATGACACCATCCGGCCAGACGCCGAACTGCCGCGCGCGCTCGCAGGGATCGCGACGGATCTTGGCTGGGCCGCGCCCATCACACTCCTGCATGCCGTGCCGGCGACCGGAAAGCAGCCCGAGAAATTCCAGGCCATCGGCGCATTGACATCGGGCTCGCTCCGGCGCGCAGATAAAGCTTCGCCCCACGAACTAAAAGACAAACTCACCGCGCTCGAACAGCAGACGGGAACGATCGGCGTGCGCCTGTGCGGCAAGTCAAGGCGCACGCCGTACCTTGCGGAGGTATCGGAGTACATCGGTGACCAACACGAGCGCATTATGACGGGCTGGGACGCACTGATCGCCTCGAAATGGCTCCGCGCCCCGTTCGCAGGCGTGATGTTCGCGCCAGTATTCAAGGTGATCCAGCCGATTGCGACACCGGTCGTCACGCCCGCCGTAGCTGCCTCGACCCAGGCCACTTCGACCGGCACGACCGCCCTCAACGGCATGACGCTGCGCGCACAGCCGGCCTCGCTACTGCCCACCTGGCAGGAGATCGCCCGCGACGTGCGCCGCCTGAGCGGCAAACGCGTCGGCTTCTACTGGCCCAACGCATTAGCCGCACTTATCATGGCACTGGCAATCGGCTGGTGCGTGGCGATGACGATCTCGGCTATCGGCAACCGGCATCTGATCCACGACGCACAGGCGGCGTCCAGCGCAGCGCTCGCAGCCGCACCCGGCACACCGGCAGCGCTGCGGGCGCAACTCGCGCTGCAACATCAGATCGACATGTTCGAGTATCGCCAGCAGCACGGTGCACCGTGGTACCTGCGCGCAGGCCTGAACCGCAACGACGACATCCTCGATGCGCTGTGGCAGCCGTACCGGACAGTTGCCACCCGCAACCTGCAGCGCCCGGTCGCACAGTCACTTAAAGCATCCCTAACTAATCTCGCTGAAGTGCGCGCCGATGCGCTGCAGAGCCACGACGCGCAGCGTCATGGCTATAACGTGCTCAAGGCGTACCTGATGCTGGCCGAACCGCGTCGCACAGACCCGGCATTCCTGACAAACCAGATCGCCAGCACATGGTCTGCACCCGCCGCCATGTCGACCGGAGAGTGGCTCGACACGTCGCAGCGACTCGCCAGCTTCTACGCCGACCACCTGAAGGCGCATCCGGAATGGCGCATCGATGCGTCGTCCCCGATCGTGACCGCCGCGCGCAATACGCTCGCGAATCAGATCGGTCTCGCGAACGCTGACGACACGGTTTATCAGCACATCCTCGACGATGCGAAGGGCAAGTACACGGACGCATCGCTCACCACGCTGCTAAACGGCACGGACGCACGCGGGCTCTTCGCGACTACGCGGACCGTGCCAGGCATCTACACCCGCGCGGCGTGGGACGGCGTGATCGCCGAGGCCATCGGGAAGGCCGCGAGCGAACGGCATGTGCATGGCGACTGGGTGCTGTCCAACGCCCCAAAGGAAGTCATCCAGGAGGATAGCGGCCCGGCGCAATCCGCACGCGCGTCCAGCGCGCAAGGTGCCATGACGACATCGCCTGCGGCTGCGGACGCGGACGCGGACGCGTTTGCAGTCGACAACAAGCGCTCGATCGACGATCTCAAGGCGCGCTTAACCGCCCGCTACTTTGCCGAATACACCGCCGCATGGCAGGGCATGCTCAACAGCGTCCAGTGGCAACCCGCGGCAAATCTGAACGGGGCGATCGACCAACTCACGCGCCTCGCGGACGCGCAAACCTCGCCACTGATCGCGCTCATGAAGTCCGTGCAATACCAGGCGCAGGCGGGCCGCGAGTCACAGGCCCTGACCGATACGCTGGTACGCAAGGCCCAGAGCCTGATCCCCCAAGGGGACTTCCTGCGGGGCGTTGGCAGCGAAGACAAAACCCGGCAGCCTGCAATCAACCCGCTCGACAAGCCATTCGGTCCGCTGCTTGCCCTGATGGGCGACACCGGCAGGGGCGCTGGCAACAATGAGAATGCGGCGAACGCCCCGGCGGTACTCAACGGCGTGAGCCTCGCGCATTTCCTGACAGTCGCGACCACGATGCGCCTGAAGCTCCAGCAAATCGCGGCCAGTCCCGATGCACAGGCGATGGCCGGCTCGCTCGCACAGGCCGTGTTTCAGGGCAAGCTCTCGGAACTCGCACAGGCACGCGACGACGCGGCGCTCACGGCCGCAAGCCTCGGCACCGCGTGGGCGGGCTTCGGCGACGCACTGTTCGCTCGCCCTCTCGATACCGGGTGGCAGACGATCCTGCAACCCGCGGCGGCAAGCCTGAACGAAGCATGGCGCGCGAGCGTCGCCACACCGTTCGGGAGCGCATTCAACGGCCGCTATCCGTTTTTCGATACGAATGCCGACGCTTCCTTTGCGGAACTGGGGCGCTACGTGCGTCCGGACACCGGCCTGATCGCCCGCTTTATCACGACGCAGCTTGCCGGTGTCCTCAAGGCACAGGGCGATCAATGGGTGCCGAATGGCCTGGCGCCGCAAGCGCTGCAGTTCGACCCGAAGTTCCTCACGGCCATCCGGCAACTGTCAACGCTTGGCACGCAGTTGTATTCGCAAGGCGACGCAGCCTATCGATTCGAGATCATGGCACTGCCGTCGGTTAACGTGACGCGCACGGAACTCTCCGTCGACGGCAAGCCGCTCGCCTACTTCAACCAGCAGGAATCGTGGACGGCGCTTACGTGGCCCGGCAACGGCCTGAACGGGCGGGCGGCCCTGATGTGGCAGATGGTCAACGCCGGCCTGCAGCAGGCGTTCGACGCAACAGGCGACTGGGCTTTCCTGCGACTGCTGTCGATGGCCGAGATCAAGCCGCTCGACAGCACCCGATACGAGCTGACGTGGAACCAGCCGGATGCCGCGCCGTTGCGCTACGTGCTGCGCACGCAGGTTGGCGCCGGGCCTCTCGATCTGCTCAAGCTGCGCGGCTTCAGGATGCCCGAGCGGATTTTTTTCACGCAGGGATTTCCTTCGGGCGTTGCCGGCAAGGCAGGATCGGTGCCGGCACTTCCTCCCTTGCCGCCGGAGATGATGCAATGA
- a CDS encoding PAAR domain-containing protein has protein sequence MRSPIRKGDKLENGGEVTTASSEMMFMDRLLACQGDEALCTLHGKTTIAEGNASFPGKSGKPVAMHYHRCACGCRLLSSLQNVNIA, from the coding sequence ATGCGATCTCCCATCCGCAAAGGCGACAAACTTGAAAATGGCGGCGAGGTGACAACAGCCTCGTCAGAAATGATGTTTATGGACCGGCTCCTCGCGTGCCAAGGTGACGAGGCGCTCTGTACCCTACATGGAAAGACGACGATTGCCGAGGGCAACGCGTCGTTTCCCGGCAAGAGCGGCAAGCCGGTCGCGATGCACTACCACCGCTGCGCGTGTGGCTGCCGGCTGCTGTCATCGCTGCAAAACGTGAATATCGCTTGA
- the tssF gene encoding type VI secretion system baseplate subunit TssF: protein MSDEDNPHLKYYEAEMRYLRDASKAFAAAHPDAALRLGLTGLGPREDSTEQLYQGFAFLMARLRMKLDDALPEITDPLIDHLWPHAGRTIPSLAILECVPRSGEARVLGTLPPGVQVRSSPVGPEGTVCAYRTTQPVRLQPLKLREAGPAVRADGRTVIRIAFDLLNFDQRSLDDLARIRLYLHGDQPTASALYAAFTRQVDTIGVRLPTLHDGRLQPQPHMTVEAAGFGPGTRLWPSDHERRNRELDREQTMLEYFTFPEKFRFVDLCGFNAVSVPPGETRIEFEIVLNERLAGDVTFSAHHIRLFCTPVINLFETDAQPLQPDAHERDYLVRAPAADGAHIEAYDVLSVSATDPDSVEERAYRPFKTFQHRGGMLRHEASERYFHTSLGFGVTGRREMWITLGGHAWDESGDEPGSLPDTHVKVRVLANNGSLPRMALRESTISTLASNAGGVGSVRNLTQPTLPLYPPRDRQYRWQVISHFSSREFDVLDKDVLRGVLALYDWAGRDDNAKRIAAIQRVWIEQRSVIRKGGMLREFAIHVEIDPAGFAGSGDVVLFGDVLSHFVGRYASYHYSVRLVLVVNGKETAYPATEFTGSGM from the coding sequence ATGAGTGACGAAGACAATCCGCATCTGAAATATTACGAAGCGGAGATGCGCTATCTTCGCGACGCGAGCAAGGCGTTCGCTGCCGCGCACCCCGATGCCGCGCTCAGGCTAGGCCTGACGGGCCTGGGTCCGCGGGAAGACAGCACGGAGCAGCTATATCAGGGCTTTGCGTTCCTGATGGCGCGGCTGCGCATGAAGCTCGACGACGCGCTACCTGAAATCACCGACCCGCTGATCGACCATCTGTGGCCGCATGCCGGCCGCACGATTCCGTCGCTGGCGATTCTCGAATGCGTGCCGCGTTCGGGCGAAGCGCGCGTGCTCGGTACGCTGCCTCCGGGCGTTCAAGTGCGCTCAAGTCCAGTCGGCCCCGAGGGCACGGTATGCGCGTACCGCACCACCCAGCCGGTTCGCCTGCAGCCGCTCAAGCTGCGCGAGGCTGGCCCGGCGGTGCGTGCCGACGGCCGCACGGTGATCCGTATCGCGTTTGATCTGCTGAATTTCGATCAGCGCTCACTCGATGACCTGGCGCGCATCCGCCTGTACCTGCACGGCGACCAGCCCACTGCCTCCGCGTTATATGCGGCGTTCACGCGCCAGGTGGATACGATCGGCGTGCGTCTGCCGACCCTCCATGACGGGCGCCTGCAGCCACAGCCTCACATGACGGTCGAGGCGGCCGGCTTCGGCCCCGGGACGCGGCTCTGGCCGTCCGACCACGAGCGGCGCAACCGGGAATTGGATCGCGAGCAGACGATGCTCGAGTACTTCACGTTCCCCGAGAAATTCCGTTTTGTGGACCTGTGCGGATTCAATGCGGTGAGCGTGCCTCCCGGCGAAACACGTATCGAATTCGAGATCGTACTGAATGAGCGGCTCGCTGGCGATGTCACGTTCAGCGCCCACCATATCCGGCTCTTCTGCACACCTGTCATCAACCTGTTCGAAACCGATGCGCAGCCACTGCAACCTGACGCGCACGAGCGCGACTACCTGGTACGCGCACCGGCCGCCGACGGCGCTCACATCGAGGCCTACGACGTATTGTCGGTATCGGCCACCGACCCGGACAGTGTGGAGGAGCGCGCCTACCGGCCTTTCAAGACCTTCCAGCATCGCGGCGGCATGCTGCGCCACGAGGCATCCGAGCGGTATTTCCATACGTCCCTGGGCTTTGGCGTGACGGGTCGCCGAGAGATGTGGATCACGCTGGGCGGCCATGCATGGGACGAATCCGGGGACGAACCCGGCAGCCTGCCCGATACCCACGTGAAGGTGCGCGTGCTGGCGAACAACGGCTCGCTGCCGCGCATGGCGCTGCGCGAGTCGACCATCAGCACGCTCGCCTCGAACGCCGGTGGCGTAGGCAGCGTGCGCAACCTGACGCAACCCACGCTGCCGCTCTACCCGCCGCGGGACAGGCAGTACCGGTGGCAGGTCATTTCGCATTTCTCCAGCCGCGAGTTCGACGTGCTGGACAAGGACGTGCTGCGCGGTGTGCTCGCGCTGTACGACTGGGCCGGGCGCGACGACAACGCGAAGCGCATCGCGGCGATCCAGCGCGTATGGATCGAGCAGCGGAGCGTCATCCGGAAAGGGGGCATGCTGCGGGAGTTCGCCATTCACGTGGAGATCGATCCAGCGGGCTTCGCCGGCTCAGGCGACGTGGTGCTCTTTGGCGATGTACTGAGTCACTTCGTGGGGCGCTACGCCAGCTATCACTATTCGGTACGGCTCGTGCTGGTTGTGAACGGCAAGGAGACAGCGTATCCCGCCACCGAGTTCACAGGATCGGGGATGTGA
- a CDS encoding H-NS family nucleoid-associated regulatory protein — protein sequence MKEREEQRLFDLDGNARERLIVWIRRRMDEYGISMEALADAIEADKAAVRAVMYRDAFGNTWDGHGDKPDWLARAIYAGQNIDHFRC from the coding sequence ATGAAAGAGCGAGAAGAACAACGGCTGTTCGACCTCGACGGGAATGCGCGTGAGCGCCTGATCGTGTGGATCCGCCGACGCATGGACGAATACGGCATTTCGATGGAAGCGCTTGCCGATGCGATCGAGGCCGACAAAGCCGCAGTCCGGGCAGTGATGTATCGCGACGCCTTCGGCAATACGTGGGACGGTCATGGCGATAAGCCAGATTGGCTCGCGCGCGCGATCTACGCTGGACAGAACATCGACCATTTCCGCTGTTGA
- a CDS encoding IS5 family transposase, whose amino-acid sequence MSTPDFFRSRLDAMIDLRHPLAVLATKMSWASIETTLAPLFERRSRDGRVSEAVDLFGSNSLEFAGGVSAAGRPRLPMRLMVGLLYLKHAYNESDETVCERWAQDVYFQFFCGEEYFQPRLPCDPTNLVRFRQALGEAGVEELLAATIAAAVQMKAVTPVEFERVIVDTTVQEKAIAYPTDSRLLEVARARLVQLAQRAGLGLKQTYEREGKRLRRRAGGYAHAKQFRRLRRVLKRQRTVLGRLLRDIERKLSGASDERQAQLRVWLERAWRICHQRPKDRNKLYALHAPEVECIGKGKARQPYEFGVKVSLAITEKQGLIVGARAFPGNPYDGHTLAEQLEQSSILLQDLPGTPQPKTVLVDLGFRGVDVEVSSVHLIHRGKHRTLTSTQRRWLKRRQAIEPIIGHVKHDHGMRRCWLKGQTGDALHAVLCATGYNLRWLLRAIVRLGLGPIFFVLAWLHSIADVLSHPLLAHRERFRRANRPAPTKYPIGVVRQAN is encoded by the coding sequence ATGAGCACGCCTGATTTCTTTCGTAGCCGTCTGGACGCGATGATTGATCTACGTCACCCGCTTGCCGTGTTGGCAACGAAGATGTCATGGGCTTCAATCGAAACGACGCTTGCTCCCCTGTTCGAGCGACGTTCACGCGATGGACGGGTGAGCGAAGCGGTTGACCTGTTTGGCTCGAACTCGCTGGAATTTGCCGGTGGCGTCAGTGCGGCTGGACGTCCGCGCTTGCCTATGCGGCTGATGGTGGGTCTGCTGTACCTGAAGCACGCCTACAACGAGAGTGACGAAACGGTGTGCGAGCGCTGGGCACAGGACGTGTACTTTCAGTTCTTCTGCGGCGAGGAGTATTTCCAGCCGCGTCTGCCGTGCGACCCGACCAACCTGGTGCGTTTTCGGCAGGCGCTGGGCGAAGCCGGTGTCGAGGAGCTGCTCGCGGCGACGATCGCGGCTGCGGTGCAGATGAAGGCGGTGACGCCGGTCGAATTCGAGCGCGTGATTGTCGACACCACGGTGCAGGAGAAGGCGATTGCGTATCCGACCGACAGCCGTCTGCTTGAGGTGGCGCGGGCCAGACTCGTTCAGTTGGCGCAACGCGCAGGGTTGGGGCTGAAGCAAACGTACGAGCGCGAAGGCAAGCGACTGCGTCGCCGCGCGGGCGGCTATGCCCATGCGAAGCAGTTCAGGCGCCTGCGTCGTGTACTCAAGCGTCAGCGCACGGTACTGGGACGGTTGCTGCGCGATATCGAACGCAAGCTGTCTGGAGCTTCAGACGAACGGCAGGCACAACTGCGCGTCTGGCTTGAGCGGGCCTGGCGCATTTGCCACCAACGTCCAAAGGACAGGAACAAACTCTACGCACTGCATGCGCCTGAAGTTGAATGCATTGGGAAAGGAAAGGCACGCCAGCCCTACGAGTTCGGCGTCAAGGTGAGCCTCGCGATCACGGAGAAACAAGGGTTGATCGTCGGTGCGCGGGCGTTCCCCGGCAACCCCTATGACGGCCATACGCTGGCCGAGCAACTCGAACAGAGCTCCATTCTGTTGCAGGACCTGCCCGGTACACCACAGCCGAAGACCGTGTTGGTCGATCTCGGGTTTCGCGGCGTCGACGTGGAGGTATCATCAGTACACCTGATTCATCGCGGCAAACACAGGACACTGACCAGCACGCAGCGACGTTGGCTCAAGCGACGCCAGGCGATTGAACCGATCATCGGCCATGTGAAGCACGACCACGGTATGCGTCGCTGCTGGCTCAAAGGACAAACCGGCGATGCGCTGCATGCCGTGCTGTGCGCCACGGGCTACAACCTGCGCTGGCTGTTGCGCGCGATTGTTCGCCTGGGTCTGGGGCCCATCTTTTTTGTCCTCGCCTGGCTGCATTCGATCGCCGATGTCCTGTCGCATCCGCTGCTTGCGCACCGGGAACGCTTCCGGCGGGCTAACCGTCCCGCTCCGACAAAATACCCGATCGGCGTCGTGCGTCAAGCAAACTGA
- a CDS encoding IS5 family transposase: MSTPDFFRSRLDAMIDLRHPLAVLATKVSWASIETTLAPLFERRSRDGRVSEAVDLFGSNSLEFAGGISAAGRPRLPMRLMVGLLYLKHAYNESDETVCERWAQDVYFQFFCGEEYFQPRLPCDPTNLVRFRQALGEAGVEELLAATIAAAVQMKAVTPVEFERVIVDTTVQEKAIAYPTDSRLLEVARARLVQLAQRAGLGLKQTYEREGKRLRRRAGGYAHAKQFRRLRRVLKRQRTVLGRLLRDIERKLSGASDERQAQLRVWLERAWRICHQRPKDKNKLYALHAPEVECIGKGKARQPYEFGVKVSLAITEKQGLIVGARAFPGNPYDGHTLAEQLEQSSILLQDLPGTPQPKTVLVDLGFRGVDVEVSSVHLIHRGKHKTLTSTQRRWLKRRQAIEPIIGHVKHDHGMRRCWLKGQTGDALHAVLCATGYNLRWLLRAIVRLGLGPIFFVLAWLHSIADVLSHPLLAHRERFRRANRPAPTKYPIGVVRQAN, from the coding sequence ATGAGCACGCCTGATTTCTTTCGTAGCCGTCTGGACGCGATGATTGATCTACGTCACCCGCTTGCCGTGTTGGCAACGAAGGTGTCATGGGCTTCAATCGAAACGACGCTTGCTCCCCTGTTCGAGCGACGTTCACGCGATGGACGGGTGAGCGAAGCGGTTGACCTGTTTGGCTCGAACTCGCTGGAATTTGCCGGTGGCATCAGTGCGGCTGGACGTCCGCGCTTGCCTATGCGGCTGATGGTGGGTCTGCTGTACCTGAAGCACGCCTACAACGAGAGTGACGAAACGGTGTGCGAGCGCTGGGCACAGGACGTGTACTTTCAGTTCTTCTGCGGCGAGGAGTATTTCCAGCCGCGTCTGCCGTGCGACCCGACCAACCTGGTGCGCTTTCGGCAGGCGCTGGGCGAAGCCGGTGTCGAGGAACTGCTCGCGGCGACGATCGCGGCTGCAGTGCAGATGAAGGCGGTGACGCCGGTCGAATTCGAGCGCGTAATTGTCGACACCACGGTGCAGGAGAAGGCGATTGCGTATCCGACCGACAGCCGTCTGCTTGAGGTGGCGCGGGCCAGACTCGTTCAGTTGGCGCAACGCGCAGGGTTGGGGCTGAAGCAAACGTACGAGCGCGAAGGCAAGCGACTGCGTCGCCGCGCGGGCGGCTATGCCCATGCGAAGCAGTTCAGGCGCCTGCGTCGTGTACTCAAGCGTCAGCGCACGGTACTGGGACGGTTGCTGCGCGATATCGAACGCAAGCTGTCTGGAGCTTCAGACGAACGGCAGGCACAACTGCGCGTCTGGCTTGAGCGGGCCTGGCGCATTTGCCACCAACGTCCAAAGGACAAGAACAAACTCTACGCACTGCATGCGCCTGAAGTTGAATGCATTGGGAAAGGAAAGGCACGCCAGCCCTACGAGTTCGGTGTCAAGGTGAGCCTCGCGATCACGGAGAAACAAGGGTTGATCGTCGGTGCGCGGGCGTTCCCCGGCAACCCCTATGACGGCCATACGCTGGCCGAGCAACTCGAACAGAGCTCCATTCTGTTGCAGGACCTGCCCGGTACACCACAGCCGAAGACCGTGTTGGTCGATCTCGGGTTTCGCGGCGTCGACGTGGAGGTATCATCAGTACACCTGATTCATCGCGGCAAACACAAGACACTGACCAGCACGCAGCGACGTTGGCTCAAGCGACGCCAGGCGATTGAACCGATCATCGGCCATGTGAAGCACGACCACGGTATGCGTCGCTGCTGGCTCAAAGGACAAACCGGCGATGCGCTGCATGCCGTGCTGTGCGCCACGGGCTACAACCTGCGCTGGCTGTTACGCGCGATTGTTCGCCTGGGTCTGGGGCCCATCTTTTTTGTCCTCGCCTGGCTGCATTCGATCGCCGATGTCCTGTCGCATCCGCTGCTTGCGCACCGGGAACGCTTCCGGCGGGCTAATCGTCCCGCTCCGACAAAATACCCGATCGGCGTCGTGCGTCAAGCAAACTGA
- a CDS encoding IS110 family transposase: MPKDRTRSKPSGLPIIHPFAAGIDIGSRFHVVAVSPDLCDEPVQTFQAFTSDLQRMADWLVATGTKTVVMESTGVYWVAAYEVLESRGLEVVLANAREARAVPGRKSDVNDAQWLQRLHACGLLRASFRPGRDIAELRAYLRCRERHTDYAAAHIQHMQKALTFMNIQLHHVITDITGVTGMRIVRAIVAGERDPDRLAAMRDVRCKESLETIRSALVGNYQPEHVFALKQALALYDFYQRCIDECDVEIERAVAILNIAHPIPDAPLPKAKHRSKLPSDPNFDVRTAMYQLAGTDLTQIHGIGPFLALRLIGECGTDLSRWPTAKHFTSWLTLSPGCKISGGKVLSSHTRKTSSRITVALRLAAVTVGRSNTALGAFYRRLAGRIGNAKAVTATARKIAVLFYNAMRYGMDYRDPGADHYEQQYRDRVIKQLHRRAAQFGYSLQPQDSPA; encoded by the coding sequence ATGCCAAAAGACCGAACACGATCCAAGCCCTCAGGGTTGCCGATCATTCATCCGTTTGCAGCCGGTATTGATATCGGTTCACGGTTCCATGTTGTCGCCGTGAGTCCAGATCTGTGCGACGAGCCGGTGCAGACATTCCAGGCATTTACGAGCGATTTGCAACGCATGGCGGACTGGCTCGTCGCGACCGGCACAAAGACGGTTGTGATGGAATCGACCGGCGTGTACTGGGTCGCCGCCTACGAGGTGCTGGAGTCCCGGGGCCTTGAAGTCGTTCTTGCCAATGCACGCGAGGCGCGCGCAGTCCCTGGAAGAAAGAGTGATGTCAACGACGCACAATGGCTGCAGCGACTGCACGCGTGTGGGCTACTACGGGCAAGTTTCCGGCCTGGGCGCGACATCGCGGAATTACGCGCATACCTGCGTTGCCGCGAAAGGCATACTGACTATGCCGCCGCGCATATCCAGCACATGCAGAAAGCGCTGACCTTCATGAATATCCAGTTGCACCACGTGATCACGGATATCACGGGCGTCACTGGAATGCGGATCGTCCGCGCGATCGTCGCCGGCGAACGCGATCCAGACCGGCTGGCGGCGATGCGCGACGTCCGCTGCAAGGAAAGCCTTGAGACCATTCGTAGTGCACTGGTGGGCAACTACCAGCCCGAGCACGTATTCGCCTTGAAGCAGGCGCTTGCGCTGTATGACTTTTACCAGCGGTGTATCGACGAGTGCGATGTTGAGATCGAACGCGCTGTCGCGATTCTCAATATCGCTCACCCGATTCCGGATGCGCCGTTGCCGAAGGCGAAGCATCGCAGCAAGCTGCCCAGCGATCCCAACTTTGATGTGCGCACGGCCATGTACCAACTGGCGGGGACCGACCTGACGCAAATTCACGGCATCGGCCCATTCCTTGCACTGCGCCTGATTGGCGAATGTGGAACGGACTTGAGCCGATGGCCAACCGCCAAACATTTCACTTCATGGCTCACGCTTTCGCCCGGCTGCAAGATCAGCGGTGGCAAGGTGCTGTCATCGCACACGCGCAAAACAAGCAGTCGCATCACAGTCGCCCTGAGGCTTGCGGCGGTGACCGTTGGAAGAAGCAATACCGCGCTTGGTGCATTCTACCGGCGCCTCGCCGGGCGCATCGGCAACGCCAAGGCCGTGACCGCGACGGCGCGCAAGATCGCTGTCCTGTTTTATAACGCGATGCGCTATGGCATGGACTATCGCGACCCGGGTGCGGATCATTACGAGCAGCAGTACAGGGACCGCGTCATCAAACAGCTTCATCGCCGCGCGGCGCAATTTGGGTATTCACTGCAACCTCAGGACTCGCCAGCGTGA